A genomic region of Bradyrhizobium sp. ORS 278 contains the following coding sequences:
- a CDS encoding hydrogen peroxide-inducible genes activator yields the protein MIHLTMRQLRYFDALARLGHFGRAAEACAISQPALSMQIKEMEDALGGVLLERNARQVVLTRFGEQLAARVREILRSVDELGDFARASRDTLTGRLRLGMIPTVAPYLLPKVIGDLTRKHPEIDIHVRESKTPKLIEELVEGRLDAAIVALPVSEPSLTEVALFSENFLLVRPPEYEGAAVPSSESLREMRLLLLEEGHCFRDQALSFCNMQAPREMLDASSLSTLVQMVGAGMGVTLIPEMAVAVETRSASVSLARFAEPQPQRTIGMVWRKTSPLAKQLMQISEIVGGAAESLRKQAAAGQGRKRRG from the coding sequence ATGATCCACCTGACGATGCGGCAGCTTCGCTATTTCGACGCGCTGGCGCGTCTCGGCCATTTCGGCCGCGCCGCGGAGGCCTGCGCGATCTCGCAGCCGGCGCTGTCGATGCAGATCAAGGAGATGGAGGACGCGCTCGGCGGCGTTCTCCTGGAGCGCAACGCGCGCCAGGTGGTGCTGACGCGGTTCGGCGAGCAGCTCGCCGCGCGCGTCCGCGAGATCCTTCGCTCGGTGGACGAGCTCGGCGACTTCGCCCGCGCCTCGCGCGACACGCTGACCGGACGGCTGCGGCTCGGCATGATCCCCACGGTCGCGCCGTATCTCCTTCCGAAAGTGATCGGCGACCTCACCCGCAAGCATCCCGAGATCGACATCCATGTCCGCGAATCCAAGACGCCGAAGCTGATCGAGGAGCTGGTCGAGGGCCGGCTGGATGCCGCGATCGTCGCGCTGCCGGTGTCGGAACCGTCGCTGACCGAGGTCGCGCTGTTCTCGGAAAACTTCCTTCTGGTCCGTCCACCTGAATATGAAGGCGCTGCGGTGCCGAGCAGCGAGAGCCTGCGCGAGATGCGGCTGCTGCTGCTGGAGGAGGGGCACTGCTTCCGCGACCAGGCGCTGTCGTTCTGCAACATGCAGGCGCCGCGCGAGATGCTCGATGCCTCCTCGCTGTCGACCCTGGTGCAGATGGTCGGCGCCGGCATGGGGGTGACCCTGATCCCGGAGATGGCGGTCGCCGTCGAGACGCGCTCGGCGTCGGTGTCGCTGGCGCGCTTCGCCGAGCCGCAGCCCCAGCGCACCATCGGCATGGTCTGGCGCAAGACCAGCCCCCTCGCCAAGCAGCTGATGCAGATTTCCGAGATCGTCGGCGGCGCGGCGGAGAGCCTGCGCAAGCAGGCCGCGGCGGGGCAGGGCAGGAAGCGGCGCGGCTGA
- a CDS encoding type II toxin-antitoxin system HicB family antitoxin, with protein sequence MSNPGAYGYEVSVLGAEDGGGFLVTFPDCPGVIGVGETTEQAVSDGQQALFAALDALKAVDREPPLPGAARAGAPSAPRMIR encoded by the coding sequence ATGAGCAATCCCGGCGCCTATGGCTATGAGGTGAGCGTGCTCGGCGCCGAGGACGGCGGCGGCTTCCTCGTCACCTTCCCCGATTGTCCGGGCGTCATCGGCGTCGGCGAAACGACGGAGCAGGCCGTCAGCGATGGACAGCAGGCACTGTTTGCCGCCCTCGACGCGCTCAAGGCCGTCGACCGCGAGCCGCCGCTTCCCGGCGCAGCGCGCGCCGGGGCGCCGTCCGCGCCACGCATGATTCGATGA
- the pstS gene encoding phosphate ABC transporter substrate-binding protein PstS produces MNFVKAIVAAGLVAASTSAFAADITGAGATFPFPIYSKWADAYKKETGNGLNYQSIGSGGGIKQIQAKTVTFGATDAPLKAEQLEKDGLVQWPQVMGGIVPVVNLEGVKPGEMVLDGETLANIYLGKITKWDDAAIKKLNPSVKLPSDAIAVVRRSDGSGTTFNFTYYLSEASADWKSKVGSNTAVEWPVGVGAKGNEGVSGNISQTKNSIGYVEYAYAKQNKLTYTAMVNKAGKTVQPTVEAFQAAAANADWAKAPGYYVILANQAGDKSWPMTAATFILMHKEPTDKAASAEALKFFKWSFEKGDKMAEELDYIPMPDSVVKLIEKTWSSDIKS; encoded by the coding sequence ATGAATTTCGTCAAAGCTATCGTCGCTGCCGGCTTGGTCGCCGCATCGACGTCGGCATTCGCTGCCGACATCACCGGCGCGGGCGCGACGTTCCCGTTCCCGATCTATTCGAAGTGGGCTGACGCCTACAAGAAGGAGACCGGCAACGGTCTGAACTACCAGTCGATCGGTTCCGGCGGCGGCATCAAGCAGATCCAGGCCAAGACCGTGACATTCGGCGCCACCGACGCGCCGCTCAAGGCCGAGCAGCTCGAGAAGGACGGCCTGGTGCAGTGGCCGCAGGTGATGGGCGGCATCGTGCCGGTCGTCAACCTCGAGGGCGTGAAGCCGGGCGAGATGGTGCTGGACGGCGAGACGCTCGCCAACATCTATCTCGGCAAGATCACCAAGTGGGATGACGCCGCGATCAAGAAGCTGAACCCCAGCGTCAAGCTGCCGAGCGATGCGATCGCCGTGGTCCGCCGTTCCGACGGCTCGGGCACGACCTTCAACTTCACCTATTATCTCTCCGAGGCCAGCGCCGACTGGAAGAGCAAGGTCGGCTCCAACACCGCCGTCGAGTGGCCGGTCGGCGTCGGCGCGAAAGGTAACGAGGGTGTGTCGGGCAACATCAGCCAGACCAAGAACTCGATCGGCTATGTCGAGTACGCCTATGCCAAGCAGAACAAGCTGACCTACACCGCGATGGTCAACAAGGCCGGCAAGACCGTGCAGCCGACCGTCGAGGCCTTCCAGGCTGCCGCTGCCAACGCCGACTGGGCCAAGGCTCCCGGCTATTACGTGATCCTGGCCAACCAGGCCGGCGACAAGTCCTGGCCGATGACGGCCGCGACCTTCATCCTGATGCACAAGGAGCCGACCGACAAGGCAGCCTCCGCCGAAGCGCTCAAGTTCTTCAAGTGGTCGTTCGAAAAGGGCGACAAGATGGCCGAGGAGCTCGACTACATCCCGATGCCCGACAGCGTCGTGAAGCTGATCGAGAAGACCTGGTCGTCGGACATCAAGAGCTGA
- the pstC gene encoding phosphate ABC transporter permease subunit PstC, translating into MAVQTEVSDIAAAAGPYDRARALSAFKLGDVTFYWITRLSAISVLLILGGIIISLIIGAWPAMKTYGFEFLVTKRWAPSADPPVLGALGPIYGTLVTSFIAMLIAIPVGLGVAIFLTELCPQWLRRPIGIAIELLAGIPSIIYGMWGFFVLGPFLAYTFQPFMISLCANIPVLQDIFAGPPSYLSLFNASLILAIMVLPFITAISVDVFKTVPPVLKEAAYGVGCTTWEVVRSVVIPYTRVGVIGGVMLALGRALGETMAVTFIIGNSFRISSSIFAPGTTISAAIASEFQESDGLHQSSLILLGLLLFVLTFFVLAAARLMLMRLETKAGK; encoded by the coding sequence ATGGCGGTTCAGACCGAAGTCAGCGATATCGCGGCCGCTGCCGGGCCCTATGACCGGGCGCGCGCGCTCAGCGCCTTCAAGCTCGGCGACGTGACGTTCTACTGGATCACCCGCCTGTCGGCGATCTCGGTGCTGCTGATCCTCGGTGGCATCATCATCTCGCTCATCATCGGCGCTTGGCCGGCGATGAAGACCTACGGCTTCGAATTCCTCGTCACCAAGCGATGGGCGCCCTCGGCTGATCCGCCGGTGCTCGGCGCGCTCGGTCCGATCTACGGCACGCTGGTCACGTCTTTCATCGCCATGCTGATCGCCATTCCGGTGGGTCTCGGCGTTGCAATCTTTCTGACCGAGCTCTGCCCGCAATGGCTGCGCCGCCCGATCGGCATCGCCATCGAGCTGCTCGCCGGCATCCCTTCGATCATCTACGGCATGTGGGGCTTCTTCGTGCTGGGCCCGTTCCTGGCCTACACGTTCCAGCCGTTCATGATCAGCCTCTGCGCCAACATCCCGGTGCTGCAGGACATCTTCGCCGGTCCGCCGTCCTATCTCAGCCTTTTCAATGCCTCGCTGATCCTGGCGATCATGGTGCTGCCCTTCATCACGGCGATCTCGGTCGACGTCTTCAAGACGGTGCCGCCGGTGTTGAAGGAAGCCGCCTACGGTGTCGGTTGCACGACCTGGGAGGTCGTTCGCAGCGTCGTGATCCCCTACACCCGCGTCGGTGTCATCGGCGGCGTCATGCTGGCGCTCGGCCGGGCGCTCGGCGAGACCATGGCGGTGACCTTCATCATCGGCAACTCGTTCCGGATCTCGTCCTCGATCTTCGCGCCGGGCACGACGATCTCGGCCGCGATCGCCTCCGAGTTCCAGGAAAGCGACGGGCTGCATCAGTCGAGCCTGATCCTGCTCGGTCTCCTGCTGTTCGTTCTGACCTTCTTCGTGCTCGCGGCAGCCCGCCTGATGCTGATGCGGCTCGAGACCAAGGCGGGGAAATAA
- the pstA gene encoding phosphate ABC transporter permease PstA has product MTAVDVQPAPVNPIYTRRRRTDIMVRGLCFAAAAFGVTWLALILFTLFYNGLAGLSLQVFTADTPPPGSSDGGLRNAIVGSVIMTIIGVGIGAPLGLFAGTYLAEYGRNDKLTSVIRFINDILLSAPSIIIGLFIYGAVVVPMGGFSALAGSLALAVIVIPVVLRTTEDMLLLVPNPLREAASALGLPRSLVIRRIAYRAARSGLITGVLLATARVAGETAPLLFTALSNQFWSLSLNKTMANLPVTINNFVQSPYAYWKQLAWSGALLITLTVLALNIGARILGAERSSK; this is encoded by the coding sequence ATGACTGCCGTCGACGTTCAGCCCGCACCCGTCAATCCGATCTACACCCGTCGGCGCCGTACGGACATCATGGTCCGCGGCCTGTGTTTCGCGGCCGCCGCGTTCGGCGTGACCTGGCTGGCTCTGATCCTGTTCACGCTGTTCTACAACGGCCTCGCCGGCCTCAGCCTGCAGGTTTTTACCGCCGACACCCCGCCGCCGGGATCCAGCGATGGTGGTCTGCGCAATGCCATCGTCGGCTCGGTCATCATGACCATCATCGGCGTCGGCATTGGCGCGCCGCTCGGCCTGTTCGCCGGCACCTATCTTGCCGAGTACGGCCGCAACGACAAGCTGACCTCGGTCATCCGTTTCATCAACGACATCCTGCTGTCGGCGCCTTCGATCATCATCGGCCTGTTCATCTATGGCGCCGTTGTCGTACCGATGGGCGGCTTCTCCGCCCTTGCCGGCTCGCTCGCGCTCGCGGTGATCGTGATCCCGGTCGTGCTGCGTACCACCGAGGACATGCTGCTGCTGGTTCCCAATCCCTTGCGCGAGGCGGCGTCCGCGCTCGGCCTGCCGCGCTCGCTGGTTATCCGCCGCATCGCCTATCGCGCCGCGCGCTCCGGCCTGATCACCGGTGTGCTGCTGGCGACCGCCCGCGTCGCCGGCGAGACCGCGCCGCTCCTGTTCACCGCGCTGTCGAACCAGTTCTGGAGCCTGAGCCTCAACAAGACGATGGCCAACCTGCCAGTGACCATCAACAACTTCGTCCAGAGCCCCTATGCCTACTGGAAGCAGCTGGCCTGGAGCGGCGCTCTTCTCATCACCTTGACCGTCCTGGCCCTGAACATCGGCGCGCGCATCCTTGGCGCCGAGAGGAGCTCGAAATGA
- the pstB gene encoding phosphate ABC transporter ATP-binding protein PstB has protein sequence MTDMSVSVSSPTAAIPPKSLPEAPAKVTARNLNFYYGDHHALKNINLALGTNRVTAFIGPSGCGKSTLLRIFNRMYDLYPGQRAVGQLMLDNTNILDPKLDLNLLRARVGMVFQKPTPFPMTIYENIAFGIRLYEKISKSEMDDRVEKALRGGALWNEVKDKLNASGLSLSGGQQQRLCIARTVAVRPEVILFDEPCSALDPISTAKVEELIQELSENYTIAIVTHNMQQAARVSDKTAFMYLGELIEFDDTSKIFTSPSDRRTQDYITGRFG, from the coding sequence ATGACCGACATGTCCGTCTCCGTGAGCAGCCCGACGGCCGCCATTCCTCCGAAGTCGCTGCCGGAGGCGCCGGCCAAAGTGACCGCGCGCAACCTCAACTTCTACTACGGCGACCACCACGCGCTGAAGAACATCAACCTCGCGCTCGGCACCAATCGGGTCACAGCGTTCATCGGCCCGTCCGGCTGCGGCAAGTCGACCCTGCTGCGCATCTTCAACCGGATGTACGACCTCTATCCGGGCCAGCGCGCGGTCGGCCAGCTGATGCTGGACAACACCAACATTCTCGACCCCAAGCTCGACCTCAACCTGCTGCGCGCGCGGGTCGGCATGGTGTTCCAGAAGCCGACGCCGTTCCCGATGACGATCTACGAGAACATCGCCTTCGGCATCCGCCTCTATGAGAAGATCTCGAAGTCCGAGATGGACGACCGCGTCGAGAAGGCGCTGCGCGGCGGCGCATTGTGGAACGAGGTCAAGGACAAGCTGAACGCCTCCGGCCTGTCGTTGTCCGGCGGCCAGCAGCAGCGCCTGTGCATCGCCCGCACGGTCGCCGTGCGTCCAGAGGTCATCCTGTTCGACGAGCCGTGCTCGGCGCTCGACCCGATTTCCACCGCCAAGGTCGAGGAGCTGATCCAGGAGCTCTCGGAGAACTATACGATCGCGATCGTGACTCATAACATGCAGCAGGCGGCGCGCGTCTCCGACAAGACCGCCTTCATGTATCTCGGCGAGTTGATCGAGTTCGACGACACCAGCAAGATATTCACCTCGCCGAGCGATCGGCGGACCCAGGATTACATCACCGGCCGGTTCGGCTGA
- the phoU gene encoding phosphate signaling complex protein PhoU, with the protein MASEHTAKAFDSDLQDLTRLVAEMGGLAERLIVDSVDALVRRDVALGQKVVAGDAEVDKLQRVIEERAVLTIARRQPMAVDLREIVGAMRVATDLERIGDLAKNIGKRVAALESDFHPLKLIRGLEHMTDLVQSQVKTVLDAYAAHDLPAAMTVWKGDEEVDAICTSLFRELLTYMMEDPRNISFCIHLMFCAKNIERMGDHATNIAETVFYMIEGQQIMDKRPKGDMTSFATTIPGN; encoded by the coding sequence ATGGCCAGTGAACATACCGCCAAGGCGTTCGACAGCGATCTGCAGGATCTGACCCGCCTGGTGGCGGAGATGGGCGGCCTTGCCGAACGGCTGATCGTCGATTCCGTCGACGCGCTGGTGCGGCGCGACGTGGCGCTCGGCCAGAAGGTGGTCGCCGGTGACGCGGAGGTCGACAAGCTGCAGCGCGTCATCGAGGAGCGCGCGGTGCTCACGATCGCCCGCCGCCAGCCGATGGCCGTCGACCTGCGCGAGATCGTCGGTGCGATGCGCGTCGCCACCGATCTGGAGCGGATCGGCGACCTCGCCAAGAACATCGGCAAGCGCGTCGCCGCGCTGGAGAGCGACTTTCATCCGCTGAAGCTGATCCGCGGCCTGGAGCACATGACCGACCTCGTTCAGTCGCAGGTCAAGACGGTGCTGGATGCCTATGCGGCGCACGATTTGCCGGCGGCTATGACGGTGTGGAAAGGCGACGAGGAGGTCGACGCGATCTGCACCTCGCTGTTCCGCGAGCTCCTCACCTACATGATGGAAGACCCGCGCAACATCTCGTTCTGCATCCATCTGATGTTCTGCGCCAAGAACATCGAGCGGATGGGCGATCACGCCACCAACATCGCCGAGACGGTGTTCTATATGATCGAGGGCCAGCAGATCATGGACAAGCGCCCCAAGGGCGACATGACCAGTTTTGCGACCACGATCCCCGGCAACTGA
- the phoB gene encoding phosphate regulon transcriptional regulator PhoB, producing MGARILVVEDEEALTTLLRYNLEAEGYEVETVARGDEADTRLKERIPDLVVLDWMLPGLSGIELCRRLRARSETKQLPIIMLTARGEESERVRGLATGADDYIVKPFSVPELLARVKGLLRRASPERLATVLSYGDIELDREKRRVARSGRPIDLGPTEYRLLEFFLEHPGRVFSREQLLDSVWGRDIYIDERTVDVHIGRLRKLLNPGREQDPIRTVRGAGYALDDRFAKSEQA from the coding sequence ATGGGCGCGCGAATTCTGGTGGTTGAGGACGAGGAGGCGCTGACGACGCTGCTGCGCTACAACCTCGAAGCCGAAGGCTACGAGGTCGAGACCGTGGCGCGCGGCGACGAGGCCGACACGCGGCTGAAGGAGCGCATTCCCGATCTGGTCGTGCTCGACTGGATGCTGCCGGGCCTCTCAGGGATCGAGCTGTGCCGGCGGCTGCGGGCGCGGTCCGAGACCAAGCAGCTGCCGATCATCATGCTGACGGCGCGCGGCGAGGAGAGCGAGCGCGTGCGCGGTCTTGCGACCGGCGCCGATGACTACATCGTCAAGCCGTTCTCGGTGCCGGAGCTCTTGGCGCGTGTGAAGGGCCTGCTGCGGCGCGCCAGCCCGGAGCGGCTGGCGACCGTGCTGTCCTATGGCGACATCGAGCTCGATCGCGAGAAGCGCCGCGTGGCGCGGTCGGGCCGGCCGATCGATCTCGGCCCGACCGAATATCGCCTGCTCGAGTTCTTCCTGGAGCATCCCGGCCGCGTGTTCAGCCGCGAGCAGCTGCTCGACAGCGTCTGGGGCCGCGACATCTATATCGACGAGCGCACGGTCGACGTCCACATCGGCCGGCTGCGCAAGCTGCTCAATCCCGGCCGCGAGCAGGATCCGATCCGCACCGTCCGCGGCGCCGGCTATGCGCTCGACGACCGGTTCGCCAAGTCTGAGCAGGCCTGA
- a CDS encoding trypsin-like serine protease, with protein sequence MIKTLAIFLTLLLAAATSAAAAELEEAVAAAANGQPAVALRRLQPLAVKGDARAQFDVGFMQAFGVGVARNQTEALVWYRKAADQGLAIAQHYLGIAYFNGEGAARDHGEAARWFNRAAAQGFAQSQYMLGLMMLDGRVMSQDVVQGYAWLVMAGRNGVRSAGREIQRIKLSDAQRRQAEQIIAAWRPKPEAADAGIANPRPEQLLGLDRHFGDVVDPTSWPASSIGVVTQAQYSTGGSCTGTLVAPRVVLTAAHCVFNGLAQVSPGNVHFLAGLNKGTPAASSVADKLIVAPDFIPTQHDQWSADRSPADWALIILKDALPSRPVAVRAVSRDELAAATQAGTISEIGYGQERRYSPTGQRNCSAGMTKDAKLLTVHCLANFGYSGSPILAEINGEPVVVGIFSAFHEETRLMFAAPASQFEATVRREIAAQSASAR encoded by the coding sequence ATGATCAAGACGCTCGCCATCTTTTTGACGTTGTTGCTCGCGGCTGCGACTAGCGCCGCGGCCGCCGAGCTCGAGGAGGCCGTCGCCGCGGCGGCGAATGGACAGCCCGCGGTGGCGTTGCGAAGGCTCCAGCCGCTCGCCGTCAAGGGCGACGCGCGGGCACAATTCGATGTCGGCTTCATGCAGGCCTTCGGCGTCGGCGTCGCGCGCAACCAGACGGAGGCGCTGGTCTGGTACCGCAAGGCCGCCGATCAGGGGCTCGCCATCGCCCAGCATTATCTGGGCATCGCCTATTTCAACGGCGAAGGCGCCGCTCGCGATCACGGCGAAGCCGCGCGCTGGTTCAACCGCGCCGCCGCCCAAGGCTTCGCCCAATCGCAATACATGCTCGGCCTGATGATGCTCGACGGCCGGGTCATGTCCCAGGATGTCGTGCAGGGTTATGCCTGGCTGGTGATGGCCGGCCGCAACGGCGTAAGGTCGGCCGGCCGCGAGATCCAGCGTATCAAGCTTAGCGACGCACAGCGGCGTCAGGCCGAGCAGATCATCGCGGCGTGGAGGCCGAAGCCGGAAGCGGCGGATGCCGGCATTGCCAATCCGCGCCCCGAGCAGCTGCTCGGCCTCGACCGGCACTTCGGTGATGTCGTCGATCCCACCTCCTGGCCGGCATCGTCGATCGGTGTCGTGACCCAGGCGCAATACAGCACGGGAGGCTCGTGTACCGGCACCTTGGTGGCTCCCCGCGTCGTGCTGACGGCGGCGCACTGCGTCTTCAACGGTCTGGCTCAGGTGAGTCCGGGCAATGTCCATTTTCTGGCGGGCCTGAACAAAGGCACCCCCGCCGCCTCCTCAGTCGCCGACAAGCTGATTGTCGCGCCGGACTTCATCCCGACTCAGCACGACCAATGGTCGGCCGACCGTTCGCCGGCGGATTGGGCGCTGATCATCCTGAAGGATGCGCTGCCGTCCAGGCCGGTGGCGGTAAGGGCCGTGAGCCGCGACGAGCTTGCGGCCGCGACCCAGGCGGGCACGATCTCCGAGATCGGCTACGGCCAGGAGCGGCGCTATTCGCCGACCGGCCAGCGCAATTGCAGCGCCGGCATGACCAAGGATGCGAAGCTGCTGACCGTCCATTGCCTCGCCAATTTCGGCTATTCGGGCTCCCCGATTCTCGCCGAGATCAACGGCGAACCGGTCGTGGTCGGCATCTTCTCGGCGTTCCACGAAGAGACGAGGCTGATGTTCGCCGCGCCTGCAAGCCAGTTCGAGGCGACCGTGCGGCGCGAGATCGCGGCGCAGAGCGCCTCGGCGCGGTGA
- a CDS encoding HoxN/HupN/NixA family nickel/cobalt transporter: MTILPIDHPRPAASIPVRLRGDGARNAVLMAGLVLANALAWAWAFLLYADRPAIVGTALLAWLLGLRHAVDADHIAAIDNVVRKLVQEGDRPRAAGLYFALGHSSVVVIATIVVSLVAGADLLSEDSTIRAIGGIIGTSVSAGFLLLIAVANLVLFLNLWRSPSVPPDGESAGDVGRGILVRLLRPVLRVISRAWQMYPLGFLFGLGFDTASEIGLLSLSATEAARGASLAHVLVFPALFAAAMATVDTADSMLMVGAYRWALTDPARKRRYNLVITGASVAIALVIGGVEAVTLLAPRLGLTGGWNDVVAALGDDLGYLGIIAIGLFGLTWAGAVLISRCRGTSHASVEALASVRARTLNPTAK, translated from the coding sequence ATGACGATTTTGCCAATTGATCATCCTCGGCCGGCCGCCTCGATCCCGGTTCGGCTCCGCGGGGACGGCGCACGAAATGCCGTGCTTATGGCCGGCCTCGTGCTCGCCAATGCGCTGGCCTGGGCCTGGGCGTTTCTGCTTTACGCCGATCGCCCGGCCATTGTCGGCACCGCGCTGTTGGCCTGGCTGCTCGGCCTGCGGCACGCCGTCGATGCGGACCATATCGCCGCGATCGACAACGTCGTGCGCAAGCTGGTGCAGGAGGGCGACAGGCCGCGCGCCGCGGGACTCTACTTCGCGCTGGGCCATTCCAGCGTCGTCGTGATCGCCACGATCGTGGTGAGCCTCGTGGCCGGCGCTGACCTCTTGAGCGAGGACAGCACCATCCGGGCGATCGGCGGGATCATCGGCACCTCCGTTTCGGCCGGCTTTCTGCTGCTGATTGCCGTCGCCAATCTGGTTCTGTTCCTGAACCTCTGGCGCTCCCCGTCGGTCCCGCCTGACGGGGAATCGGCCGGCGATGTGGGACGCGGCATCCTGGTTCGGCTGCTGCGTCCGGTGCTCCGCGTCATCTCGCGCGCCTGGCAGATGTATCCGCTGGGCTTCCTGTTCGGTCTCGGCTTCGACACCGCCAGCGAGATCGGACTGCTCAGCCTGTCGGCGACAGAGGCGGCGCGCGGCGCGAGCCTGGCCCATGTGCTGGTGTTCCCGGCGCTGTTCGCAGCAGCGATGGCGACCGTCGATACCGCCGACAGCATGCTGATGGTCGGCGCCTATCGCTGGGCGCTCACCGATCCTGCCCGCAAGCGGCGCTATAATCTCGTGATCACAGGAGCCTCCGTCGCAATCGCGCTGGTGATCGGCGGCGTAGAGGCGGTCACGCTGCTGGCGCCGCGGCTGGGTCTGACCGGCGGATGGAACGATGTCGTGGCGGCGTTGGGCGACGATCTCGGCTATCTCGGCATCATCGCCATCGGGCTGTTTGGCCTGACCTGGGCCGGCGCCGTGCTGATCAGCCGCTGCCGCGGCACCTCACATGCATCAGTCGAGGCGCTTGCCAGTGTTCGCGCCAGGACGCTAAACCCGACGGCGAAATAA
- a CDS encoding uracil phosphoribosyltransferase: protein MAGAEGGIRMLWLQGASCGGCTMSILESGASGWFDELRQSGIDVIWHPSVSEQTGDEVVDLLEAIRDGREQLDLLVLEGSVARGPRLSGRFNMLAGTNRSIYHWLLDLAPLANYVVAVGSCAAYGGIPAAGINPTDAVGLQFEGSDAGGALGAGFRSKRGLPVINVAGCAPHPGWMMETLLALTAGDLTADGLDAVGRPTFIANHLAHHGCSRNEFYEFKASAETMSERGCLMEHLGCRATQAVGDCNQRSWNGGGSCTKGGYACIACTSPGFESQQNYLQTAKLAGIPVGLPTDMPKAWFVALAALSKSATPRRVRVNATADHVVVPPSRSGDKHRS from the coding sequence ATGGCCGGCGCGGAGGGCGGGATCAGGATGCTGTGGTTGCAGGGCGCGAGTTGCGGCGGCTGCACCATGTCCATCCTGGAGAGCGGCGCGTCCGGCTGGTTCGACGAACTGCGGCAATCGGGCATCGACGTGATCTGGCATCCCTCGGTCAGCGAGCAGACCGGTGACGAGGTGGTCGACCTGCTCGAAGCGATCCGCGACGGCCGCGAGCAACTGGATCTCCTGGTGCTCGAAGGCTCTGTCGCACGCGGGCCGCGTCTGAGCGGCCGCTTCAACATGCTCGCCGGCACCAACCGCTCGATCTACCATTGGCTGCTCGATCTCGCGCCGCTTGCCAACTACGTCGTCGCGGTCGGGAGTTGTGCCGCCTATGGCGGCATTCCCGCGGCCGGGATCAATCCGACCGATGCCGTCGGCTTGCAGTTCGAGGGCAGCGATGCGGGCGGTGCGCTGGGCGCGGGGTTCCGATCGAAGCGCGGGCTACCTGTGATCAATGTCGCCGGCTGCGCGCCGCATCCGGGCTGGATGATGGAAACGTTGCTGGCGCTCACAGCAGGCGATCTCACCGCCGATGGCCTCGACGCGGTGGGACGTCCGACTTTCATCGCCAATCACCTCGCGCATCACGGCTGCTCGCGCAACGAGTTCTACGAGTTCAAGGCGAGCGCGGAAACGATGTCGGAGCGCGGCTGCCTGATGGAGCATCTCGGCTGCCGCGCGACCCAGGCCGTCGGCGACTGCAATCAGCGTTCGTGGAACGGCGGCGGCTCCTGCACCAAGGGCGGCTATGCCTGCATCGCCTGCACGTCGCCGGGCTTCGAGAGCCAGCAGAACTATCTGCAGACGGCGAAGCTCGCGGGCATTCCCGTGGGCCTCCCCACCGACATGCCCAAGGCCTGGTTCGTCGCGTTGGCCGCGCTGTCGAAATCGGCGACACCGCGCCGCGTCCGCGTCAACGCGACCGCCGATCATGTCGTGGTGCCGCCGAGCCGGTCCGGCGACAAGCATCGCTCATGA